In Pectinophora gossypiella chromosome 5, ilPecGoss1.1, whole genome shotgun sequence, a genomic segment contains:
- the LOC126366790 gene encoding endocuticle structural glycoprotein SgAbd-5-like, with protein MLRALLILVAISSTTTAPAYDRSKDAQDEIIDYVYENTGQGGYFFRYVTKNGLMREENGYQVNVGEPDQHIVVNGEYSYRDPEGNLHIIRYTADENGYKPEFEDEVPATAVEAISLPGPLVATLLGG; from the exons ATGTTACGTGCGCTGCTAATATTAGTAGCGATATCAAGCACCACTACAGCACCAGCATACGATCGCAGCAAAGACGCTCAAGATGAGATTATTGATTATGTTTACGAAAACACAGGACAGGGAGGCTACTTCTTCAG ATATGTAACTAAAAATGGCTTGATGAGAGAAGAAAATGGTTATCAAGTGAATGTAGGCGAGCCTGACCAACATATTGTAGTGAACGGGGAATATTCATACAGAGACCCTGAGGGCAATTTACACATCATCAGATACACTGCAGATGAGAATGGATATAAACCTGAATTTGAAGATGAAGTCCCTGCTACTGCTGTT gAGGCTATATCTCTGCCAGGTCCATTAGTGGCAACGCTGTTAGGTGGATGA